Proteins found in one Fulvitalea axinellae genomic segment:
- a CDS encoding sensor histidine kinase has protein sequence MSLGDTLQGKKAVEDAINFFLEQKDAYPATMLLNALAQVKFQQEDFADAITQAGRSHLMAKRDKLSDQKIEASNLLAESFEALHKWDSAYFYSQLTQAYKDSLNLEKAHLEIGNMRTTYELSKQEATLEKLRYTNRTRLLTLGMLGLGLLLVATFSIALYRRNILVRKVNQTLDKQKSLLEENEKIISRSLEEKETLLKEIHHRVKNNLQIVSSLLSLQSSSTHDEQSIQALNEGRNRVESIALIHQKLYSHDDLSHIDIRNYIEQLANIVLNTVKPSGPGQKPVSLTVESRDLMLEMDVAVPLGLIVNELLTNSCKYAFSPEISGHIRIEFSEAEKEGFMVMTYSDNGKGLPSDFDISKASSLGLRLVQILSRQLHGQADFDTSNSNGARFHIQFKKSDVK, from the coding sequence ATGAGTCTGGGAGATACATTACAAGGTAAAAAAGCCGTAGAAGACGCCATTAATTTTTTCTTGGAACAGAAAGATGCCTACCCGGCTACTATGCTGTTAAATGCCTTGGCGCAAGTGAAGTTTCAGCAGGAAGATTTTGCTGATGCCATTACCCAAGCTGGTCGAAGCCACTTGATGGCGAAAAGAGATAAGTTGTCGGATCAGAAAATCGAGGCGTCAAACCTTCTGGCAGAATCCTTTGAAGCTCTTCATAAGTGGGATAGTGCTTATTTCTACTCTCAGCTGACCCAAGCTTATAAAGATAGCCTTAATCTAGAAAAGGCTCATTTGGAGATCGGCAATATGCGGACAACCTATGAACTGTCGAAGCAAGAGGCGACACTTGAGAAGCTTCGTTATACCAACCGTACAAGACTTCTTACCTTGGGAATGTTGGGACTTGGGTTGTTGCTCGTCGCTACTTTTTCAATCGCTTTGTATCGTCGTAATATTCTTGTTCGGAAGGTCAACCAGACTTTGGACAAACAAAAATCCTTGTTGGAAGAGAATGAGAAAATTATCTCAAGGTCACTTGAGGAGAAGGAAACCTTGCTTAAGGAGATCCACCACAGAGTAAAGAACAATTTGCAGATTGTTTCCAGTTTATTGAGCCTACAATCGTCCTCAACGCATGACGAGCAATCCATTCAGGCCTTGAATGAAGGGCGTAACCGTGTGGAATCGATTGCCTTGATCCACCAGAAACTCTACTCTCACGATGACCTGTCACATATCGACATTCGGAACTATATTGAGCAATTGGCTAATATTGTTTTGAATACAGTTAAGCCTTCCGGACCGGGACAAAAGCCGGTTTCCCTGACTGTCGAGTCCCGTGATTTGATGTTGGAAATGGATGTGGCCGTGCCTTTGGGATTGATTGTGAACGAACTTCTAACGAATAGCTGTAAATACGCCTTTTCTCCGGAAATATCCGGGCATATCCGTATTGAGTTCTCGGAAGCCGAAAAAGAAGGTTTTATGGTGATGACATATAGCGATAACGGAAAAGGCCTGCCTTCGGACTTTGATATTTCAAAGGCCAGCTCCTTGGGATTGCGCTTGGTACAGATTCTTTCGCGCCAGCTTCATGGCCAAGCCGATTTTGATACATCTAACAGTAACGGCGCCCGCTTCCATATCCAATTCAAAAAAAGTGACGTGAAATGA
- a CDS encoding GAF domain-containing protein, with the protein MKKNRSSIYNRILASYLLLVLVSSIGAGLNLYWSIGKTNASKANAEVRAPSIQKLGQLAELAVRSQVLTLEHVYSPTKSGTLQLKKIHEKEYPILRDDVRALSLEWGHEEWSEKLGDAFVKVESIFRKEKTILSDLSHKEDYQDSTLMAGAFAELLKIRKNVWPFEKELLDLEDKLRNEMVEVEAKALALNEDIWTVNSVMALVVLLGGLLVAWLLARSISLPLENISKKLKKLAKGDVSQRKSDKKKAVSVKMKEIVGIEEATVALSENLRKTSEFAENIGKGKYGSNFQPVSKNDLLGNALLGMRDNLRKVSEDDQARNWVTEGTAKFADILRNNNDNLANLADEILKNLVRYVGANQGGLFILGNENEEDPFMELAACYAWDRKKFLEQKVRKGEGLIGQAWLERSTLYLTDIPEEYVSITSGLGKANPSCLVIVPLQINEKVYGVLEIASFKLLKEHEIQFLEKISENIASAVSSVKIAENTQRLLEESTELTEQMRAQEEEMRQNMEELQATQEEVSRQDSEGHERLRLLDESCILLTLDKNLCLANANENAVKALGPLSGMLGKQISSLLVDPISGESLDNLQEGDTYGGVWRMRGERNDIRLVKVSVRAHTDLNEFSRVLTVIGVDVTDVTVEA; encoded by the coding sequence ATGAAAAAGAATCGCTCCTCTATTTACAACAGGATACTTGCGAGCTATTTGCTCCTGGTGTTGGTCTCGTCCATAGGTGCGGGGCTTAACCTGTATTGGTCTATTGGCAAAACAAACGCCAGCAAAGCGAACGCCGAAGTGCGTGCGCCTTCTATCCAAAAGCTTGGCCAGTTGGCCGAGCTAGCCGTCCGGTCGCAGGTGCTGACTTTGGAACATGTTTATTCTCCTACGAAATCCGGGACTCTTCAGCTCAAAAAAATTCACGAAAAGGAATATCCGATATTGCGCGACGATGTTCGTGCGCTCTCGCTTGAGTGGGGCCATGAAGAGTGGTCCGAGAAGCTGGGTGACGCTTTTGTAAAGGTTGAGTCTATTTTCAGAAAAGAAAAGACCATCCTTTCGGATCTGAGTCATAAGGAAGATTATCAGGACTCGACGCTAATGGCGGGGGCTTTTGCTGAGTTGCTCAAAATCCGCAAAAATGTATGGCCTTTTGAGAAGGAACTTCTGGACTTGGAAGACAAACTCCGGAATGAAATGGTGGAAGTAGAGGCGAAAGCACTTGCGTTGAACGAGGATATCTGGACGGTGAATTCGGTTATGGCTCTGGTGGTTTTGCTTGGAGGCCTTTTAGTAGCGTGGCTTTTGGCCCGGTCAATCTCGCTCCCGCTTGAAAACATTAGTAAAAAGCTGAAGAAACTGGCTAAGGGTGACGTGTCCCAAAGAAAGTCGGATAAAAAGAAAGCCGTTTCCGTGAAGATGAAGGAGATTGTTGGGATTGAGGAAGCTACCGTAGCGCTTTCGGAGAATCTCCGGAAAACGTCGGAATTTGCCGAGAATATCGGAAAAGGAAAATACGGCTCCAACTTCCAGCCTGTGAGTAAGAATGACCTGCTTGGTAATGCTTTGCTAGGAATGCGTGACAACCTGCGAAAAGTGAGCGAAGACGACCAGGCCAGAAATTGGGTGACCGAAGGTACGGCCAAGTTTGCGGATATTCTGCGGAACAACAATGATAATCTGGCCAACCTTGCCGATGAGATTCTTAAAAATCTTGTTCGTTATGTGGGCGCTAACCAAGGAGGCTTGTTTATCCTCGGTAATGAAAATGAGGAAGATCCTTTTATGGAGTTGGCGGCTTGTTATGCTTGGGACAGAAAGAAATTCTTGGAACAAAAGGTTCGTAAGGGTGAGGGCTTGATAGGTCAGGCTTGGCTAGAGCGGAGTACACTTTATTTGACCGATATCCCTGAAGAGTACGTAAGTATCACTTCCGGACTTGGAAAAGCTAACCCGTCTTGTCTTGTGATCGTACCTTTGCAGATTAACGAGAAGGTATACGGCGTTTTGGAGATAGCCTCGTTCAAACTGTTGAAGGAGCACGAGATCCAATTCTTGGAGAAAATCTCCGAGAATATCGCTTCGGCCGTGTCGTCCGTAAAGATAGCCGAAAACACTCAGCGTCTATTGGAAGAGTCGACAGAGCTTACCGAACAGATGCGGGCGCAGGAAGAGGAGATGAGGCAGAATATGGAAGAGCTTCAAGCCACCCAAGAAGAAGTCTCACGTCAGGATTCCGAAGGCCATGAGCGCCTCAGGTTACTCGATGAGTCATGTATTCTCTTGACCTTGGATAAAAACCTTTGTTTGGCCAATGCGAATGAGAATGCGGTGAAAGCTCTAGGCCCTTTGAGCGGAATGTTAGGCAAGCAGATTTCGAGCCTTTTGGTGGATCCAATCTCAGGGGAATCACTGGATAATCTTCAAGAGGGAGACACGTATGGCGGTGTTTGGCGAATGAGAGGCGAACGCAACGATATTCGCCTTGTCAAAGTGTCAGTAAGAGCGCATACTGACTTGAATGAGTTTAGCCGGGTTCTAACAGTCATAGGTGTTGATGTAACAGATGTAACTGTTGAAGCCTAA
- a CDS encoding response regulator transcription factor: MILNDSLDILIVEDELIIAEDMRFALESGGNKVVGIASSFEEAVDALRDLDPDLVLLDININGEKDGVAVAKMIDEAYDVPYIYVTSYADEGTMKRVMNTKPSAYLNKPFTHDGLRATIAVAWNNFWTKKASEGRMSVKDAIFVKQDHLFTKVKLSDVQWVKGAGNYLEISCQGNVQYLIRNSFKSFMKELPEYFFQCHKSYIINLNDIEAVSVNHVMIGKEAIPLSKTHKDDLFARLSVFS, from the coding sequence ATGATACTCAACGACAGCCTTGACATCCTTATCGTAGAGGATGAACTGATTATTGCGGAAGATATGCGTTTTGCGCTGGAAAGCGGAGGTAACAAAGTGGTGGGCATAGCTAGCTCTTTTGAGGAGGCTGTGGACGCTTTGCGTGACTTGGACCCCGATTTGGTACTTCTCGACATTAATATCAACGGGGAAAAAGACGGTGTGGCTGTAGCCAAAATGATTGACGAAGCCTATGACGTGCCCTATATCTATGTTACTTCTTACGCTGATGAGGGCACGATGAAGCGTGTTATGAACACTAAGCCTTCGGCGTATTTGAATAAGCCGTTTACGCATGACGGTTTGCGGGCGACCATTGCGGTGGCTTGGAATAATTTCTGGACGAAGAAAGCCAGCGAAGGACGCATGTCTGTAAAGGATGCGATTTTCGTTAAGCAAGATCACCTTTTTACCAAAGTGAAGCTGAGCGATGTACAGTGGGTAAAAGGAGCCGGTAATTATTTGGAAATCAGCTGTCAGGGGAACGTCCAATACTTGATCAGGAATTCGTTCAAGTCCTTTATGAAGGAGCTTCCCGAGTACTTTTTCCAATGTCACAAATCCTATATCATTAACCTGAATGATATTGAGGCCGTCAGCGTGAATCATGTCATGATCGGAAAGGAAGCGATTCCGCTATCCAAGACTCATAAAGACGATTTGTTCGCAAGATTGAGCGTGTTTAGTTAA
- a CDS encoding Na/Pi cotransporter family protein: MSFGFIELLKIVGALGFFIYGMKVMSEGIQNVAGDKMRSILGTMTSNRVLGLLSGVGITVLIQSSSATTVMVVSFVNAGLMTLGQSIGVIMGANIGTTVTSWLLSFLGFGKFKIAAIALPIIAVAFPMMFSKNVKVKQWAEVLIGFALLFMGLQELKGTMTAILPQDMKSNPEALSFISFLNDLGFAAVPIAVIFGALLTVLVQSSSAAMAITLTLVSSGIIPLDIACGIVMGENIGTTVTANMAAMIGNVYAKRAARAHLIFNVFGVLWMFLVFPFFVSGVKYMIVDVLGYAEGSGDYFRYGLSLFHTAFNIVNVLLLIWFVNAIKKIVIKMVPTKHERDEESHLEYMGEGIASSLQEAREEVRRFGVLASEIGEDIETMLKASSAKEVEGCFAKVKAKEQRTDELKTEVAAYLTKLAEASPMGSGGSMGIQELMSIIDDLERTADIHLRIAKAINKKHSKGIEFTDKQTKNLLQMCDLNKEAFAKMNEHLELENVEPDNRDFAYEIEKKIDEQRKVYRKQNIKAIEQGDYSIKSGILYYDMVFSFELLGNHIYNVTKDLVEID; encoded by the coding sequence ATGAGCTTCGGATTTATTGAATTGTTGAAAATCGTCGGTGCCTTGGGCTTTTTCATCTACGGGATGAAAGTGATGAGCGAAGGCATCCAAAATGTAGCGGGTGATAAGATGCGCTCTATTTTGGGGACGATGACGTCAAACCGGGTATTGGGCCTCCTGAGCGGGGTGGGCATTACGGTGCTGATCCAATCTTCTTCGGCCACGACGGTGATGGTGGTGAGTTTCGTGAATGCGGGGCTTATGACTTTGGGACAGTCCATCGGGGTGATTATGGGTGCCAATATCGGTACCACGGTCACGAGTTGGTTGTTGTCGTTTCTTGGATTCGGGAAATTCAAGATAGCGGCTATCGCATTGCCTATTATTGCGGTGGCATTCCCTATGATGTTCTCCAAGAACGTCAAAGTAAAACAGTGGGCCGAAGTGCTTATCGGTTTCGCCTTGCTTTTTATGGGTCTTCAGGAGCTGAAGGGTACCATGACGGCGATTCTTCCGCAAGACATGAAAAGTAATCCGGAAGCCTTGTCTTTCATTTCTTTTTTGAATGATCTTGGGTTTGCGGCAGTGCCTATTGCCGTGATTTTTGGAGCGTTACTTACCGTTCTTGTACAATCGTCCAGTGCGGCGATGGCTATTACGCTGACATTGGTTAGTAGCGGTATTATTCCATTGGATATCGCTTGCGGTATCGTAATGGGTGAGAACATCGGAACAACGGTTACGGCGAATATGGCCGCGATGATCGGTAACGTTTATGCCAAGCGAGCCGCCCGAGCGCATTTGATTTTCAACGTATTCGGCGTACTCTGGATGTTCTTGGTCTTCCCGTTTTTCGTTTCGGGAGTAAAGTATATGATTGTTGATGTATTGGGATACGCAGAAGGTTCGGGAGACTATTTCCGTTATGGCCTTTCGCTTTTCCATACAGCGTTTAATATTGTCAATGTTCTTCTTCTTATCTGGTTCGTAAACGCGATTAAGAAGATTGTGATAAAGATGGTGCCTACAAAACACGAGCGCGACGAGGAATCGCACTTGGAGTATATGGGCGAAGGTATCGCTTCTTCGTTGCAGGAAGCCCGTGAGGAAGTGCGCAGATTCGGCGTTTTGGCTTCCGAAATCGGTGAGGATATTGAGACGATGCTGAAAGCCAGCTCCGCCAAAGAGGTGGAAGGTTGCTTTGCGAAGGTGAAGGCCAAAGAGCAACGCACGGATGAGTTGAAAACGGAAGTGGCGGCTTACTTGACCAAACTTGCGGAAGCCTCTCCGATGGGTAGTGGCGGAAGTATGGGCATTCAGGAATTGATGAGTATCATCGACGACTTGGAGCGCACGGCCGACATCCACTTGCGAATAGCCAAGGCTATCAATAAGAAACATTCGAAAGGCATCGAGTTTACGGATAAGCAGACGAAGAACCTTCTTCAGATGTGCGACCTTAACAAGGAGGCTTTCGCCAAAATGAACGAGCACCTTGAGCTCGAAAATGTGGAGCCTGATAACCGTGACTTCGCTTATGAGATCGAAAAGAAGATCGATGAGCAGAGAAAGGTTTACCGTAAGCAGAACATCAAGGCCATTGAGCAGGGAGATTACTCGATCAAGAGCGGTATTCTTTACTACGATATGGTGTTCTCGTTCGAGCTGTTGGGTAACCACATCTATAACGTGACTAAAGATTTGGTCGAGATCGACTAA
- a CDS encoding metal-dependent hydrolase has protein sequence MDSLTQIVLGAAVGEIVGGKRLGNKAPLWGAVAGTIPDLDILFAPHGAIAYHIQHRGFSHSILFAILMAPLLGAIFSWLYRKRHRDFKLWTSLFFWGIFTHPLLDAFTTWGTSLFLPFSRYRVAFKTIFVIDPIYTVPFLICIAVLLFFKRQDPRRRRWAWAGVSISSAYLALTVFLKIQANRITTKALREQGITYTSYMTTLTPLNSLLWAGVAKTEKGYYTGYFSLLDREKKINFHFRPNGLDKLPKSLLENQSFRELPFITEGFYTVTESGDEWQVQDLRFGQLNGWEDPNSPYVMTMDILKKDGSYIFERGSNSIENPKERLLALFDRIF, from the coding sequence ATGGATTCACTGACACAAATAGTTTTGGGCGCCGCGGTAGGGGAGATTGTCGGCGGAAAACGCTTGGGAAATAAAGCGCCACTCTGGGGTGCCGTAGCCGGAACTATTCCTGACCTAGACATACTTTTCGCTCCACACGGAGCCATAGCTTACCATATCCAACACCGCGGTTTTTCGCATTCCATACTTTTCGCTATTCTTATGGCTCCGCTATTAGGAGCTATATTCTCATGGCTTTACCGCAAGCGTCACCGTGATTTCAAACTCTGGACCTCGTTATTCTTCTGGGGCATATTCACGCATCCACTCCTTGACGCGTTCACTACTTGGGGCACTTCGCTTTTTCTTCCGTTCAGCCGTTACAGGGTAGCTTTCAAGACTATTTTCGTAATCGACCCGATCTACACCGTCCCTTTCCTGATTTGCATAGCCGTGCTGTTGTTCTTCAAACGCCAAGATCCCCGACGCAGACGCTGGGCTTGGGCCGGAGTATCCATTAGTTCCGCATATCTTGCGCTCACGGTATTTCTTAAGATACAGGCAAACCGGATTACAACAAAAGCCTTACGGGAACAGGGAATCACTTATACAAGCTATATGACAACCTTGACGCCACTAAACAGCTTGCTCTGGGCAGGAGTAGCGAAAACGGAGAAAGGCTATTACACCGGTTACTTTTCCCTACTTGACAGGGAGAAAAAAATCAATTTCCACTTCCGACCAAACGGATTGGACAAACTCCCCAAAAGCCTATTGGAGAACCAATCTTTCAGAGAATTACCATTTATTACCGAAGGTTTTTATACCGTAACCGAAAGCGGAGACGAATGGCAAGTACAAGACCTTCGCTTCGGTCAGCTGAATGGTTGGGAAGACCCGAATTCGCCATATGTAATGACTATGGACATTCTAAAAAAAGACGGAAGCTATATTTTCGAAAGAGGAAGCAACAGCATTGAAAATCCCAAAGAACGGCTATTGGCCCTTTTCGACAGAATCTTCTAA
- a CDS encoding Na/Pi symporter, with protein sequence MFKSSNITDRSSSVQLIGKLLMTAFILAFFVFSVELTTDAFEHLGKGTAQTILSVASNPFVGLFVGLLITALIQSSSTCTSMVIALVAANTLSVKDAIPIVMGANVGTTLTSTIVALGFLSEKKSFRKAISAAMLHDAFNILSVMILFPLELRYGILSNSAEWLAGMFSINKTTAIGAETHQSASDLTYYLRKWTGNEWIVLAISSIMLFSSIKLFSSFIYKKLISTPRILMQNLFFSSPWGSFAFGGALTGMVQSSSITTSFVVPLAATGKVSVKQTFPFVMGANVGTTITGFIAAYSQSEAALIIAIVHFLLNASGTLIFMPFPPLRQIPVRIAKNFGRLTLKNRLYGFAYIILTFFLIPFFLIYFSK encoded by the coding sequence ATGTTTAAGTCATCCAACATTACAGACAGATCCAGTAGCGTACAGCTCATCGGCAAACTGCTGATGACGGCGTTTATTCTGGCTTTCTTCGTGTTTTCGGTGGAATTAACCACGGATGCTTTCGAGCATCTAGGGAAAGGTACGGCCCAAACCATACTCAGCGTTGCCTCCAACCCTTTCGTTGGCCTGTTTGTCGGCCTGTTGATCACGGCCCTGATCCAGAGTAGCTCCACTTGCACCTCAATGGTAATCGCATTGGTCGCAGCCAATACACTCAGCGTAAAGGACGCCATCCCGATAGTAATGGGAGCGAACGTTGGCACTACGCTAACCAGCACTATTGTGGCGCTCGGTTTCCTTTCGGAAAAGAAAAGCTTCCGCAAAGCCATTTCCGCCGCAATGCTCCATGACGCATTCAATATCCTTAGCGTCATGATCCTATTTCCCTTGGAGTTGCGCTATGGTATTCTTTCCAACTCCGCCGAGTGGCTGGCCGGAATGTTCAGTATCAACAAAACAACAGCCATTGGCGCCGAAACCCACCAATCCGCTTCCGACCTAACTTATTATTTAAGAAAATGGACAGGAAACGAATGGATTGTACTGGCGATTTCGTCAATTATGCTTTTCTCTTCCATCAAGCTGTTCTCTAGCTTTATATACAAAAAACTGATCTCCACGCCCCGAATCCTGATGCAAAACCTATTTTTCAGTTCGCCTTGGGGTTCCTTCGCCTTCGGGGGAGCACTTACGGGCATGGTGCAGTCAAGCTCTATCACCACTTCCTTTGTGGTTCCTTTGGCCGCTACCGGCAAGGTCAGCGTAAAGCAAACCTTCCCTTTCGTCATGGGTGCCAATGTCGGAACGACGATTACGGGATTTATAGCGGCCTACTCGCAGTCTGAGGCGGCTTTGATCATCGCCATCGTGCACTTTCTCCTTAACGCTTCGGGCACTTTGATCTTTATGCCTTTTCCTCCGTTACGCCAGATTCCGGTGCGTATCGCCAAAAATTTCGGCCGTCTTACGCTCAAAAACAGGCTCTACGGATTCGCCTACATCATTCTTACGTTCTTCCTGATCCCGTTCTTCCTGATTTATTTCAGCAAATAA
- the nadD gene encoding nicotinate (nicotinamide) nucleotide adenylyltransferase produces MKIGLFFGSFNPIHVGHLIIGESMLEHAGFDQVWYVVSPQNPFKSRKSLLHEFDRYDMVVAAVEKNDRLSPCDVEFRMPKPSYTVDTLAYLGEKHPNYDFSVIIGGDNLSHFHKWKNHEVILEKGVVVYPRPGAKPSRFDDHPNVRFIDAPMVDISATFIRENIREGKSIRYLVTEPVMELIDSRRYFL; encoded by the coding sequence ATGAAGATCGGACTGTTCTTCGGGTCGTTTAACCCTATCCACGTCGGCCATTTAATTATTGGCGAGTCTATGCTGGAACATGCCGGATTCGACCAAGTATGGTATGTGGTTTCGCCACAAAACCCTTTCAAATCAAGAAAATCCCTCCTACACGAATTCGACCGGTATGATATGGTAGTCGCGGCGGTGGAAAAGAATGACCGCCTTAGCCCTTGCGACGTGGAATTCAGGATGCCGAAACCGAGTTATACGGTGGATACGCTGGCGTATTTGGGAGAAAAACACCCTAATTACGACTTCAGCGTAATCATTGGAGGCGACAACCTTTCGCATTTTCATAAATGGAAAAACCACGAAGTCATTCTTGAAAAAGGAGTAGTGGTTTATCCGCGTCCCGGAGCGAAACCCAGTCGCTTCGACGATCATCCGAACGTTAGGTTTATCGACGCCCCAATGGTAGACATCTCGGCCACTTTTATCAGGGAAAATATTAGGGAAGGAAAATCTATCCGCTACTTAGTGACCGAACCGGTTATGGAGTTAATAGATTCCCGCAGGTATTTTCTCTAA
- the gmk gene encoding guanylate kinase, translating into MEKKEGKVIIFSAPSGSGKTTIVKHLLDTRNDLGFSISACTRDKRGRAEENGKDYYFLSPEDFKKRIDNDEFVEWEEVYQGNFYGTLKTEIQRIWDEGKHVIFDVDVKGGLNLKNYFGEKALAVFVKVPSVEELEKRLSARATDNEHSISQRVFKAKFEMGFEKKFDVSILNEDREKAFADAERIIGDFLA; encoded by the coding sequence ATGGAGAAGAAGGAAGGCAAAGTCATCATATTCTCGGCGCCGTCAGGCTCGGGCAAAACCACCATCGTAAAGCATTTGCTCGATACCCGCAACGATTTGGGTTTCTCGATTTCAGCATGCACCCGCGACAAACGAGGACGCGCCGAGGAAAACGGAAAAGACTATTATTTCCTGTCGCCTGAAGATTTCAAGAAAAGAATCGACAACGACGAGTTTGTAGAGTGGGAGGAAGTGTACCAAGGAAACTTCTACGGCACACTGAAAACCGAAATCCAACGCATCTGGGACGAGGGCAAACACGTGATCTTCGATGTGGACGTAAAGGGCGGACTCAATCTCAAAAACTATTTCGGAGAAAAAGCTCTAGCCGTATTCGTTAAAGTACCGAGCGTGGAAGAATTGGAGAAAAGACTTTCGGCCCGCGCGACTGACAACGAGCACAGCATCTCGCAACGAGTTTTCAAAGCCAAATTCGAGATGGGCTTCGAAAAGAAATTCGACGTTTCCATCCTTAACGAAGACCGCGAAAAGGCTTTCGCCGATGCGGAAAGGATTATCGGAGACTTCTTGGCCTAA
- a CDS encoding IS5 family transposase — translation MIKTSSSQLSIEGFLDPEIGRLNPENRWVKLANSIPWAELGLVYESKMSTGKGSPCKPARLVIGALIVKHKLNVSDAEAIEQIKENPYLQYFVGLGSFTTEKAFDPSLFTTVRKRLGYGDFNRMSSLLQHEGIRIAEGDRDEGSKDGHSGDAEDDKRVVSCDATVAPQEIPYPTDLGLLATARVQSEKIIDLLWPVARDSGLSKKPRTYRDKAHREYVGATRKKRKGAEFWRVCARRQLNYLERNLRHIDSLIEANKGVIRLKSRFLKILMVLHEIARQQSLMLETGANRVDGRIVNVFQPHVRPIVRGKNGSDTEFGAKLSVSLHEGYSYLDKAQWDAYYEGDAEVIRGHIDSFGERNPEMKLGKFVGDKIYGNRNARQTMSGAGVEFVGSPLGRPPSSPEKIRERKENRTLHQRHRSRAEGKFGEVKRGHGLDKIQARRADTSLSWIACIFFVANLKRFQSEIFFDLVFLSWKYGIWLQDGEKKQEKTVWQNILAG, via the coding sequence ATGATCAAGACAAGTTCCTCGCAATTGAGTATAGAAGGTTTTTTGGACCCGGAAATAGGGCGCCTTAACCCGGAAAACAGATGGGTGAAGTTGGCCAACTCCATCCCCTGGGCGGAATTGGGTTTGGTCTACGAATCGAAAATGTCGACGGGCAAGGGCAGTCCGTGCAAACCGGCCCGGCTGGTCATCGGCGCGCTGATCGTGAAGCATAAGCTGAACGTTTCGGACGCCGAGGCGATAGAACAAATCAAAGAAAATCCGTATCTCCAGTATTTCGTGGGACTCGGCTCGTTCACCACGGAAAAGGCCTTTGACCCTTCGCTGTTCACGACGGTCCGCAAGCGGCTCGGGTACGGGGATTTTAACAGGATGAGTTCGCTTTTGCAACACGAGGGGATCCGTATTGCGGAGGGCGATCGGGATGAAGGGTCCAAAGACGGGCATTCCGGGGACGCCGAAGATGACAAGCGGGTTGTCTCCTGCGACGCGACGGTGGCGCCGCAAGAGATTCCATACCCCACGGACCTTGGGCTGTTGGCTACGGCGAGGGTGCAGTCGGAGAAAATCATCGACCTCCTTTGGCCCGTCGCCAGGGATTCCGGTTTATCCAAAAAGCCCCGGACTTACCGGGATAAAGCCCATAGGGAATATGTCGGGGCGACGAGAAAAAAGAGGAAAGGAGCCGAATTCTGGCGCGTGTGCGCACGCCGACAGCTGAATTATCTGGAACGGAACCTACGGCATATCGACAGCCTCATAGAGGCCAACAAGGGCGTTATACGCCTAAAAAGCAGGTTTTTGAAGATTCTGATGGTGCTTCACGAAATCGCCAGGCAACAGTCGCTCATGCTGGAGACCGGTGCCAACAGGGTGGACGGCCGCATCGTGAACGTCTTCCAGCCCCATGTCCGGCCGATAGTCCGGGGCAAAAACGGAAGCGACACCGAGTTCGGCGCCAAATTGTCCGTAAGCCTTCACGAAGGCTATTCCTATCTGGACAAGGCGCAATGGGACGCTTACTACGAGGGTGACGCGGAAGTGATCCGCGGGCACATCGACAGTTTCGGGGAGAGAAACCCGGAAATGAAGCTCGGCAAATTCGTCGGGGACAAGATTTACGGAAACAGGAACGCCCGGCAGACCATGTCCGGCGCGGGTGTGGAATTCGTGGGCTCCCCGTTGGGAAGGCCTCCCTCAAGTCCCGAAAAAATCAGGGAACGCAAGGAAAACCGGACGCTTCACCAACGGCACCGGAGCAGGGCGGAAGGAAAATTCGGGGAAGTGAAACGGGGACACGGATTGGACAAAATACAGGCAAGGAGAGCGGACACTTCGCTTTCATGGATCGCCTGCATTTTCTTCGTGGCCAACTTGAAAAGATTTCAGAGCGAAATCTTTTTTGACCTTGTTTTCTTGAGCTGGAAATACGGGATATGGCTTCAAGACGGCGAAAAGAAACAGGAAAAGACTGTCTGGCAAAATATCCTAGCTGGGTAG